One window from the genome of Carassius carassius chromosome 15, fCarCar2.1, whole genome shotgun sequence encodes:
- the LOC132158870 gene encoding protein rapunzel, which produces MAENEILEDQDKLKRGLVKVLECVATISSAAAVVNPIFGMAGSLIQVVLHHVDDKDIQKLKREFGSVIRALDEISQQNQNVLLQVRKETVDGLYCRVEENIRNQFSKFMDTVEVSTAHEQRKKEFEMSFVINQCDQNLYTLYGGVMGESKLFAQPILEVYMKHSQGDQRVMENLCTRLTYLFCIGLMALMSYAAIVGDDEEALRIEWEEKMKDVAKKMSEVLNSNE; this is translated from the coding sequence ATGGCTGAAAATGAGATCTTAGAAGACCAAGACAAGCTGAAGAGGGGGCTAGTGAAGGTTCTGGAGTGCGTGGCCACCATCTCATCTGCAGCAGCGGTGGTCAATCCCATCTTCGGCATGGCTGGTTCTCTCATCCAGGTGGTTCTACATCATGTGGATGACAAAGACATTCAGAAACTCAAACGTGAGTTTGGCAGCGTGATTCGAGCCCTGGACGAAATCTCACAGCAGAACCAGAATGTACTGCTTCAGGTCAGGAAGGAGACTGTGGATGGCCTGTACTGTCGTGTAGAAGAAAACATTCGTAATCAGTTCTCCAAATTCATGGACACTGTGGAGGTATCAACAGCACATGAACAGCGCAAGAAAGAATTTGAAATGAGCTTTGTGATCAATCAGTGTGACCAGAACCTGTACACGCTGTACGGCGGTGTGATGGGCGAATCCAAGCTCTTCGCTCAGCCCATCCTAGAGGTCTACATGAAACATTCACAGGGTGACCAGCGTGTCATGGAAAACCTCTGCACTCGACTCACATACCTGTTCTGCATCGGCCTCATGGCTCTGATGAGTTACGCTGCCATCGTCGGGGATGATGAGGAAGCTCTGCGCATCGAGTGGGAAGAGAAAATGAAAGATGTGGCCAAAAAGATGTCAGAAGTGTTAAACAGTAATGAGTGA
- the LOC132158871 gene encoding protein rapunzel-like — MSSPLERVVAQKKEAIEAVMEMFERGAEVLASAVGELCPLFEASAPVLRLVLDNVESKEITYVKDQFLAVRSKLDVLSCQLQDIDSEIRRRRLDSQFFSVEENLRNQFRKYIDILEAKPEYKEVKKRLFLEHFFITGGEKNLCVLYDALMGNSTFGEPILDVVEQYEARNRRVLEDFCVRLKELLCLGIIALLGYCFLTQGEESEQEKIQVWSTKIQEIETKMKETIEKCVDSFPEQAELDIKRLVKEKEDGNLQQTAQELLDFLVKKYDWVSWSIRVISNLGKISNLRAGQNFQCVARQNYFEVSQGNVTNLVISFSSNPQPVSNESVKQMMEGPARKGDAKAVVELLENQLAGFLVHAVSRHKDSFALSSFPEECHYWEKHKNVNLCVHSE, encoded by the coding sequence ATGTCCAGTCCACTAGAGCGGGTTGTAGCCCAGAAGAAGGAGGCCATTGAAGCTGTAATGGAGATGTTTGAAAGAGGAGCAGAGGTGCTGGCCAGCGCTGTTGGGGAGCTGTGTCCTCTTTTTGAAGCTTCTGCACCAGTTTTGAGGCTGGTCTTGGACAATGTGGAAAGCAAGGAGATCACATATGTCAAAGATCAGTTTCTAGCTGTGAGGAGCAAATTAGATGTCCTCTCATGTCAGTTACAGGACATCGACTCTGAGATCAGAAGGAGACGTTTGGATTCCCAGTTCTTCTCTGTGGAGGAAAATTTGCGGAACCAGTTTAGAAAATACATAGATATTCTGGAGGCTAAACCTGAGTATAAAGAGGTCAAAAAACGCTTATTCTTAGAGCATTTTTTCATAACAGGTGGAGAGAAAAACCTCTGTGTGCTTTATGATGCTTTGATGGGGAACAGCACATTTGGGGAACCGATCCTGGATGTCGTGGAACAATACGAGGCCAGAAACAGAAGGGTCCTGGAAGACTTCTGCGTCAGACTGAAGGAGCTGCTCTGCTTGGGAATCATCGCTCTGCTGGGATATTGTTTCCTTACTCAGGGTGAGGAATCAGAGCAGGAGAAGATTCAAGTGTGGAGCACAAAGATCCAAGAAATTGAGACGAAAATGAAGGAAACAATAGAGAAATGTGTGGATTCGTTTCCAGAGCAAGCTGAACTAGATATCAAGAGGCTTGTGAAGGAGAAAGAGGATGGGAACCTTCAGCAAACGGCCCAGGAACTGCTGGACTTCCTGGTGAAGAAGTACGACTGGGTGAGCTGGTCCATCAGAGTCATTAGTAACTTGGGCAAAATTAGCAACCTGAGAGCCGGACAAAACTTTCAGTGTGTGGCCAGACAGAATTATTTTGAAGTATCTCAAGGAAATGTCACCAACCTGGTGATCTCGTTCAGCAGCAACCCTCAGCCTGTGTCCAACGAGAGCGTAAAGCAGATGATGGAAGGCCCTGCGAGGAAGGGAGACGCCAAAGCTGTTGTGGAGCTTCTGGAGAATCAGTTAGCTGGGTTTCTGGTTCATGCCGTCAGCCGTCACAAGGACAGCTTTGCTCTGTCGAGTTTTCCTGAAGAATGTCACTACTGGGAGAAACATAAGAACGTGAATCTCTGTGTGCATTCAGAGTAG